The nucleotide window AGCCGCCGCCGAGGCATTCTTCCTATTCCTAATGCGGCGCCGCGGGCGGTGAAGGTTAGCGGCAGGAAAAAAATAGCGGGCTATAGTGGCTGGAGAGACTTGACGCTACGCTATTGCTCTTTGTGCCGCTATGCCAACTTTGACCGATGTTGCGAGCTATAGCGCCGCTAAGTTGCATAGCTTTAGCGTTAAAATAGTGGCACTATTTCATATTTGCCTAATTATCATTTGCTTACTAATTTAATTAGTTATTTCCTACTTATAATTTGCTACTAATTTGGTATTCTGAATAATTAAACAGTGGAGTTTCACAAACCATGTTGTAATGTCATATTGGTAATGTTACCTAGACTTGTGGAATCTTAGAAACATATTTGTGTTCATCGAATTTCATATTTGACAAGTTTTTTGCATCAATTACTGGTATTTTTTATGCTTATTTTATAAAAACACTATCTGTCGTAGCACTGCAATAGCGCCACTATAGCTTCATAGTTGCTAAAAAAAAGTTGCCGCTATTTTCAATTGCCCGCTATTTTAAACTATGGTTAGCGGTGCCCCGCGCAAAAGAATGAAGGATGGAGGATTCGAGCTgaacggcaaggcttcttcgctAGGGAAATAGGGAAAATCAGAACAAATTTTATGCCGTCGAGTCAGAGAGGCGAGTTGTACAATGCTGTTGGAAGCACCTTCTATGCCTCGGAGCATGGGCCTTCCCCGTCACCTCATGAGACAACACAGCCACCGTCTCTAAGCTCGAACAGGGTGTTTTCAATAAAAACAGCAACGAAGAGACGGACTCAAAGAGACCCGTTGTACATGCCCTCAGAGATGCATGAACAACACGGGTACAACACTGTTGCTATATAGTGAGCATGACCACTCTTGCATGGTGCCTGTGATCGGGGAGCATAGAATGGTGCATGCAGGAGCCACCGACACGGCATAAAGGCAGAAGGGAATTTCATTCTACAACATGGTTTTCAAAACTTACATAGAGAAACAGAAGCTTATAGAAAATGAGGAAAACGAGGAGAACCTTGTGAAGAAAGTCAGTTGATGCTGCCTCAAAGGAGTTGTGCCTCAGTGCTGGTCACATGCTCCTtagtgtgcgtgtgcgtgtgcgtgtgtgtgtgtaggCCACATGAATGTGTGTATGGCATTAGCGTATGGGAAACACACAAAGACCTCTAAGACCAGTCTCAGTGGGAGTTTTAtgtgagtttcatttgcattaaTTAGATTGCCACATAAACATGATAGTttatttaagaagagagagatgaaatgagttttatggggatgaaactctctcGGCACGATTACTAACTCTCTATGAGTCATCAAATTAAATGCCGATAAAACTATAGAATGaaactttgcattgagagtgGATGTTGCattgaagtttcatttcattctataTGACATTGCAGTCTTAGAAACAACGCCATGAAACTATCCATGCAGACTGGCCTAAGAGGCTAGTACTTTGAATTTGGTCGCCATCATATGAGCATGTATTTTAGCTAAGTGTGACAAGGCATACCAACATGTATATATCCGCTTAATTAGAGTTTCTCTCTTTGTCTTATGCATTTGTTTTTCCTATAGTAGATGTATTTTCTAGCTATTACAAATAGAGCCCTTTTACAATAGTTGGAAACGCTTCCTGATGCTTGCTGACGCTTCCTAATGCCTACCCAAAATAGTTATTTTTGTTAATTTTATTCGTCTAAGGGTATTAAGGTCATTTCGCAAAGCCAACTCACCACCCCCGCTGGCCCACCTCCTGGCCCACCCACGCACCCGAGCTCCTATGCGAAGGGAAAACATCGTCGGCCGGCCCGACATCAGCCTCCCCGCAACATCGGCGCCCATCCCTAGCGCTAGCCCTAGCCGTCTCTAGCCTACCCTCATCCTCGTGCGGCGCCGTCATCGCTGGCCTGCCCTCGCCCATGCCTAGCGCCGtctctcctccctcctccccgacGCCACCGCCTAATGCGAGCAGCACCTGCACCCGCGCCTAGCGCTTTGTGACCCGTACCCCCGCGAGCACCGTCATCGTAGATGTCGAGGAGACATGCTTGGCCCCCGCCGGTCGCCCCGTGCCCTACATCGACAGCGCTTGTTGTGGAGAACTCTCTGATCCGGATCCGATCGAGTTCCAATCACAGAAGGCCAAGGTTCTCGTCCTCTGCACTTGTTTTGCATTTGATTTATCTCATATAGCATGAATTGGGAGTGCAGCAATGCATTTGTTTCCAGTGTATGATCCAGGCACTTGTTTTGCACTTAACGATGGATTCATAAATGCTAAATTTTATTCATCTCACTTGCAGACAGTGTCAACGGAATGATATCCTAATTTCAGGATAAACCATTGCTCGTTGCTAGGACATGGTCATCTTAAACAAACATACTTTGCTCGGAGGATTATGTAAACTGTACTTTGGTTATTGCTGAGATAAAGCACAGTTAGTAAGCATCTAAactaaaaaatcataaaatgtgtCAGGTCCTTTTCAGCAGTGATAATATAATCTAGTGAAATCTGGTTTCAGCTGCATGCTCTGCTACTGAACTATCTATCTGCAATCTGTTGGTGCCACAGTTTTGAACATGTGATATATGGCATCGATGCACATGGTAAACAATGTTTGTTTGTGAATTTGATTCTTGGCATATATTGTATTCCTCATAtaggtttatttatttttggtgGGTTAAGTGGTGCTTATAACTGCACACATGATTTGAGCAATCTAATTTCGAACTTGTTGCTGTCATGACGCTCTTTGTGATGGAGTTGTTAACTGGGGTTGgtcatttcttttttctttactgATGATTGCATGTAGGCAAAGAACCTGTTATGCATAAGATATCTTGTAGGATGTGGCATACTAATGTACTCTATTTTTTTATTGATGCGGGAGGAAATGTCAGGtcttgattctttgctggagTACAATGAAATTGTTAGGAAGATGTTTGGTAGTGAAAAAGAAGGATATTGGTTTTATAATAGATACGCTAGGGGGAAAAGGATTTAGTCTGAGGAAAAGCTATTGTGAGTGGGGCAACAGCAACAATGAGAGGACCCTTCGGAAGTTTGTTTGCAGTTGTGAAGGTTTCCACGAAGAGAAGGAGCTAAAGAGGGAGATTAAGAAGCGGAAGCCATGGAATATTACTCGTGTTGGATGCCCTGCTAAATTTGTGATTGCACAGGATCGGAACATAGGGCAGTGGTATGTGAAGGATTTCATCTATGAACACAACCATCCGATGGCAGAATGAGACCTTGCTTGTCTTCTGCATTCACATAGAAGAATCAGTGATGAGCAGAAAGCTGATATTGTGGCGATGCAGATTTCTAGGATCCGCAAACACCAGATAATGGATATTATGGAAATGCGGTACGGTAGGTATGATAAGGTTGGATTTACAACAAGGGACTTGTATAATTTGTGTCATCGCAATAAGGTGGAGACAGTTGCTGCTGGTGATGCTCAAACAGTCATCAGTTACCTGCCAGAATGTAGACGTAAAGATCCTGATTTCTTCTTCGACTACAAGACTAATGAGAAAGGGCACCTCAAGGGACTGCTCTGGGGTGATAGTCAATGTGGGCTTGATTATGCAGCATTTGGTGATGTCATCGTATTTGATAGCACATACAAAATGAATCGGTACAACCTACCCCTTGTTCCTTTTGTTGGGGTGAATCACCATGGTAGCACAGTTCTTTTTGCATGTGGAATTATTTTCCAGGAGACAGTTGAGTCATATGTGTGGATTCTTAGCACATTCTCTGATGCCATGGTTCAGAAGCATCTAGTTTCAGTGATCACTAATGGAGACCTTGCTATGCAAAGAGCAATCGGGCTGGTGTGGCCAAATTCATCGCATAGGCTATGCATATGGCATATTGAGCAGAACATTGTGCGTAatcttcatgatgatggtgtgaaggATGATTTCAGGTATTTCCTTTATGAGTGTTGCTCCAAAGAAGAGATTGAGAGGAAATGGATAGAATTCTTGGATAAGCATAACGTTATAGATAAGGAGTCATGGTTGTATCAGATGTATGAGAGGAGGGAAATCTGGTGTGATGTGTATCATGCTGATAAGTGCTATTTAGGACTGAGGAGCAACCCACGGAGTGACAGCCTAAACTCTAGGCTTTAGGTAAATCTAGATCGTAAAATGACACTGTTCGAGCTAGTAGAGTACTTTGACCACTGCCTTTCATGGCTGTGCAGTAATGAAGCAAATCTGGACTTTCAAGCATTGAATTATTTGCCATGCTTAGAACCAGATGCTTCAATTATTGAGAAAGAGGTTGCAAAATCATTCACACCAAGAGTTTTTGCCACGGTGCAGTTCAGCATAAAAGTAGTAAAACAGTGTTTTGCGAGAGAGATTCTAGATGGCTATGATACGATTAAGTATATTGTTAGCAGGGAGGATAAAGGAGACAGAGAATATCATGTGGAATGTGAGATATGTGTTGATTAAGGCAATCTAAAGGGAATTTCTTGTTCTTGTCCTAAGTTACAGTCTCTTGGAACCCCATGCTCACACATCTTCTTTGTATTGGGCTATCGCAAAGAACGCGAGCTTCCAGGCTGTTGTGTTTTGAAAAGGTGGACAAGAGGGGCCAAGAGTGCATTTACTCCTATAAGGAAGAGCACCATGTATGACTATTCTGATAGCCAGCGATGAGCAGAAAGCTGATATTGTGGTGATGCAAATTTCTAGGATCCGCAAACACCAGATAATGGATATTATGGAAATGCAGTATGGTGGGTATGATAAGGTTGGATTTACAAGAAGGGACTTGTATAATTTCTGCCATCGCAATAAGGTGGAGACAGTTGCTACGGGTGATGCTCAAACAGTCATAAGTTACCTGATAGAATGTAGATGTAGGGATCCTGATTTCTTCTTCGACTACAAGACTAATGAGAAAGGGCGTCTCAagggactgctctggtgtgatagTCAATGTTGGCTTGATTGTGTAGCATTTGGTGATGTCATCGTATTTGATAGCATGTACAAAATGAATCAATACAACCTTCCCCTTGTTCCTTTTGTTGCGGTGAATCATCATGGTAGCACAGTTCTTTTTTCATGTGGAATTATTTCCCAAGAGATAGTGGAGTCATATGTGTGGATTCTTAGCACATTCTCTGATGCCGTGGTTCAAAAGCATTCGATTTCCATGATCACTGATGGAGACCTTGCTATGCAGAGAGCAATCGGGTTGGTGTGGCTGAATTCATCGCATAGGCTATGCAAATGGCATGTTAAGCAGAACATTGTGTGTAatcttcatgatgatggtgtgaaggATGATTTTAGGTATTTCCTTTATCAGTTTTGCTCTGTAGAAGAGATTGAGAGGAAATGGCTGGAATTCTTGGATAAGCATAATGTTATAGATAAGGAGTCATGGCTGTATCAGATGTATGAGAGGAGGGAAATCTAGTGTGTTGTGTCTCATGCTGATAAGTGCTATTTAGGACTAAGGAGCAACCCACGAAGTGAGAGCCTAAACTCTAGGCTTCAGGTAAATCTATATCGTAAAATGACAATGTTCGAGCTAGTAGAGCACTTTGACCACTGCCTTTTATGGTTGCGCAGTAATGAAGCGAATCTAGACTTTCAAGCATCGAATTATTTGTCATGCTTAGAACCAGATGCTTCAATTATTGAGAAAGAGGTTGTGAAATCATTCACACCAAGAGTTTTTGCAATGGTGCAGTTCAGCATAAAAGCAGCAAAAAAGTGTTTTGCGAGAGAGATTCTAGATGGCTATGATACGATTAAGTATATTGTTAGTAGGGAGGATAAAGGAGACAGAGAATATCATGTGGAATGTGAGATATGTGTTGATGAAGGCAATCTGAAGGGAATTTCATGTTCTTGTCCTAAGTTACATTCCCTTGGAACCCTCTGCTCACACATCTTCTTTGTATTGGGCTATCGCAAAGAACACGAGCTTCTAGGCTGTTGTGTTTTGAAAAGGTGGACAAG belongs to Miscanthus floridulus cultivar M001 chromosome 4, ASM1932011v1, whole genome shotgun sequence and includes:
- the LOC136548934 gene encoding protein FAR1-RELATED SEQUENCE 5-like, whose amino-acid sequence is MTILIASDEQKADIVVMQISRIRKHQIMDIMEMQYGGYDKVGFTRRDLYNFCHRNKVETVATGDAQTVISYLIECRCRDPDFFFDYKTNEKGRLKGLLWCDSQCWLDCVAFGDVIVFDSMYKMNQYNLPLVPFVAVNHHGSTVLFSCGIISQEIVESYVWILSTFSDAVVQKHSISMITDGDLAMQRAIGLVWLNSSHRLCKWHVKQNIVCNLHDDGVKDDFRYFLYQFCSVEEIERKWLEFLDKHNVIDKESWLYQMYERREI